In Synechococcus sp. UW69, the following are encoded in one genomic region:
- the alaS gene encoding alanine--tRNA ligase → MVAAASSSSAASAPRSGEEIREAFLNFYAERGHKRMASASLIPDDPTVLLTIAGMLPFKPVFLGQQERPAPRATSSQKCIRTNDIENVGRTARHHTFFEMLGNFSFGDYFKQQAIEWAWELSTVVYGIDPKNLVVSVFREDDEAEQIWRDVVGVNPKRIIRMDEADNFWASGPTGPCGPCSEIYYDFSPELGDEGIDLEDDDRFIEFYNLVFMQYNRDAEGTLTPLANRNIDTGMGLERMAQILQKVPNNYETDLIFPLIQAAAELAGVDYHQLDDKGKTSLKVIGDHSRAVTQLICDGVTASNLGRGYILRRLLRRVVRHGRLLGIDKPFLLTMGEAAIALLKGAHPSVIERQEVILAELQREEARFLETLERGEKLLAEVLASKPTQISGAQAFELYDTYGFPLELTQEIAEEQGLAVDLDGFEAAMEQQRQRAKAAAVSIDLTLQDAIDQVVADQAATCFQGYVALDHPSCVQALVVNGEPATTAKAGDAVQVVLDTTPFYGEGGGQVGDRGLLAGTDLIVRIDSVSRSRDVFVHAGRVERGELSLGETVKAQVDRACRRRAQANHTATHLLQAALKQVVDPGIGQAGSLVDFDRLRFDFHSPNAVTAEQLVQIEALINAWIAEAHGLDVQEMAIDQAKAAGAVAMFGEKYADVVRVVDVPGVSMELCGGTHVANTAEIGLFKIVAESGVAAGIRRIEAVAGPAVLAYLNERDAVVKQLGERFKAQPAEIVDRVAALQDELKATGKALAAAQAELAVAKAGALAAKAEAVGDFQLLVERLDGVDGAGLQGAAQSLVDQLGDCAAVVIGGLPDPADLGKVILVAAFGQQVIGAKLQAGKFIGAIAKRCGGGGGGRPNLAQAGGRDGAALPGALEAAQAELAAALGAV, encoded by the coding sequence ATGGTCGCCGCCGCATCGTCGTCTTCTGCAGCGTCTGCACCGCGCAGCGGTGAGGAGATCCGTGAGGCTTTCCTGAATTTCTACGCCGAGCGCGGCCACAAGCGGATGGCCAGCGCTTCGTTGATTCCCGACGATCCAACGGTGTTGCTCACCATTGCGGGAATGCTGCCCTTTAAGCCGGTCTTTCTCGGCCAGCAGGAGAGGCCGGCTCCCCGGGCTACCAGTTCTCAGAAGTGCATTCGCACCAATGACATCGAGAACGTGGGGCGCACCGCCCGGCATCACACCTTTTTCGAGATGCTCGGCAACTTCTCCTTTGGGGATTACTTCAAGCAGCAGGCGATTGAGTGGGCCTGGGAGCTCAGCACTGTTGTATATGGCATCGACCCCAAAAATCTGGTGGTGAGTGTCTTCCGTGAAGACGATGAAGCCGAGCAGATCTGGCGCGATGTGGTGGGGGTGAACCCCAAGCGGATTATCCGCATGGACGAGGCCGACAACTTCTGGGCTTCGGGGCCGACTGGGCCCTGTGGTCCCTGCTCGGAGATCTATTACGACTTCTCGCCTGAGCTGGGTGATGAGGGCATCGATCTGGAGGACGACGACCGCTTCATCGAGTTCTACAACTTGGTGTTCATGCAGTACAACCGCGACGCTGAGGGCACGCTCACGCCGCTGGCCAATCGCAACATCGACACCGGCATGGGTCTGGAGCGGATGGCTCAGATCCTGCAGAAGGTCCCCAACAACTACGAAACTGACCTGATCTTTCCGTTGATCCAGGCGGCCGCGGAGCTGGCAGGGGTCGACTACCACCAGCTCGACGATAAGGGCAAGACGTCGTTGAAAGTGATCGGCGATCACAGCCGTGCTGTGACGCAGCTGATCTGTGATGGCGTCACCGCCAGCAACCTCGGCCGCGGCTACATCCTGCGGCGGCTGTTGCGCCGGGTGGTGCGTCATGGTCGCCTCCTGGGCATCGACAAGCCCTTCTTGCTCACCATGGGGGAAGCGGCGATTGCCTTGCTGAAGGGGGCCCACCCCAGCGTGATTGAGCGGCAGGAGGTGATTCTGGCCGAACTCCAACGGGAGGAGGCTCGTTTCCTCGAGACCTTGGAGCGCGGTGAGAAGCTGCTGGCGGAGGTGCTGGCGTCCAAGCCAACGCAGATCAGCGGTGCCCAGGCCTTTGAGCTTTATGACACCTATGGCTTCCCTCTGGAGCTCACCCAGGAAATTGCTGAGGAGCAGGGCTTAGCCGTCGATCTCGATGGCTTCGAGGCGGCGATGGAGCAGCAGCGTCAGCGGGCCAAGGCCGCTGCGGTGAGCATCGATCTCACGCTTCAGGATGCGATCGATCAGGTGGTGGCCGATCAGGCGGCGACCTGCTTCCAGGGGTATGTGGCTCTCGACCACCCCTCCTGCGTCCAGGCGCTTGTGGTGAACGGCGAACCGGCTACCACCGCGAAGGCTGGCGATGCGGTTCAGGTGGTGCTCGACACCACACCCTTCTATGGAGAAGGCGGTGGCCAGGTGGGCGATCGCGGGCTGTTGGCCGGCACGGACCTGATCGTGCGGATTGATTCCGTGAGCCGTAGTCGTGATGTGTTCGTGCATGCCGGTCGTGTGGAACGCGGTGAGCTCTCCTTGGGTGAGACCGTTAAGGCGCAGGTGGATCGTGCCTGCCGGCGCCGGGCTCAGGCGAATCACACCGCCACCCACCTTCTCCAGGCTGCGCTCAAGCAGGTGGTGGATCCGGGGATCGGCCAGGCCGGTTCCTTGGTGGATTTCGATCGACTGCGCTTCGACTTCCACTCCCCTAACGCGGTGACGGCGGAGCAGCTGGTGCAGATCGAAGCATTGATCAACGCTTGGATTGCCGAAGCCCACGGGCTTGACGTGCAGGAGATGGCGATTGATCAGGCCAAAGCGGCCGGCGCTGTGGCGATGTTCGGGGAGAAGTACGCCGATGTGGTGCGCGTCGTTGATGTTCCCGGTGTGTCGATGGAGCTCTGCGGCGGCACCCACGTGGCCAACACCGCAGAAATCGGTCTGTTCAAGATCGTGGCGGAAAGCGGCGTCGCTGCCGGCATTCGCCGGATTGAAGCCGTCGCTGGCCCCGCTGTGCTCGCATATCTAAATGAGCGCGATGCGGTGGTGAAGCAGCTGGGGGAACGCTTCAAGGCGCAGCCTGCCGAGATCGTTGATCGTGTTGCGGCTCTTCAGGATGAGCTCAAGGCCACCGGTAAGGCGCTGGCGGCGGCACAGGCGGAACTGGCGGTGGCCAAGGCCGGTGCTTTGGCCGCCAAGGCCGAGGCCGTGGGCGACTTTCAGCTGCTGGTGGAACGCCTCGACGGGGTCGATGGCGCCGGTTTGCAGGGAGCGGCCCAGAGCCTGGTGGATCAGCTGGGGGACTGCGCGGCGGTGGTGATCGGTGGTCTGCCGGATCCCGCCGATCTGGGCAAGGTGATCCTGGTGGCGGCCTTCGGCCAGCAGGTGATCGGCGCCAAGCTCCAGGCCGGCAAGTTCATCGGTGCCATCGCCAAGCGCTGCGGCGGCGGCGGTGGTGGCCGCCCGAATCTGGCGCAGGCCGGTGGTCGCGATGGTGCCGCCTTGCCTGGTGCTCTTGAGGCAGCTCAAGCTGAACTGGCTGCGGCACTTGGCGCCGTATGA
- a CDS encoding mechanosensitive ion channel family protein has translation MALQWLLTVVGLFAGLVAKRICQRFSMPPFPWRTPWIALLAHTTEQTIESFRIPISAGLDLSLITGILASIAISRCLVWVALEILPTLRILPSCPKILRDLIFIVGSLFLIALNLKEQASIDLVGLVTTSAVLTAVVGLAAQDPLKDLIGGLSLQLEQVIREGDWVEIDGYIGQVQSISWRDTEINSLYGSRLIFPHTNSNSSTIQNFTSNGAHANKLIIGLDYSMPPDIAKKIMQKISDNHSLVLRSPANIIRIRSFEESCINYEWINWHKDFGQSRALRGDLQEQLWYALQREGFSFPFSVRDVRITQNEQQPKPLSSSKDNLLKSIHKLLRDNQLFSILSDNQIQKMIEMSSFCSYGPGEIIVKENEDGDSLFMLINGNISIQKPSIPQNNVEIAQLQCGDIFGEMTVFTGTTRSATIQSISKVDLLEVSRQAIAELIDEEPGLIERFGQLISDRQAQLAQLAIQSVPANSRDVVGRMKELFQSLLS, from the coding sequence TTGGCATTGCAATGGTTACTCACAGTTGTCGGCCTGTTCGCCGGATTGGTCGCCAAGCGCATCTGCCAACGGTTCAGCATGCCACCGTTCCCTTGGCGCACTCCTTGGATTGCTCTACTGGCGCACACCACCGAACAGACGATCGAAAGCTTCCGCATTCCGATCTCAGCGGGGCTTGATCTCAGCCTCATCACAGGCATCCTCGCTTCGATTGCCATAAGCCGGTGCCTGGTTTGGGTCGCTCTCGAAATCCTGCCAACACTCCGGATTTTGCCGTCCTGTCCAAAAATTCTGCGCGATCTGATTTTCATTGTCGGCAGTTTGTTCCTTATCGCTCTAAATCTGAAGGAGCAAGCCAGCATCGACCTGGTGGGCCTGGTGACAACCTCAGCAGTTCTCACGGCTGTTGTTGGTTTAGCCGCCCAGGATCCACTGAAAGACCTCATCGGTGGCTTGAGCCTTCAACTCGAACAAGTGATCCGAGAAGGCGATTGGGTTGAAATTGATGGATACATTGGCCAAGTGCAATCAATCAGCTGGAGAGATACAGAAATCAACAGCCTTTATGGGTCAAGGCTGATCTTTCCACATACGAATTCCAACTCCAGCACAATCCAAAATTTCACAAGCAATGGAGCCCATGCCAACAAGCTGATTATTGGACTGGATTACAGCATGCCGCCAGATATAGCCAAGAAAATAATGCAGAAGATCTCTGATAATCACTCGCTGGTTCTTCGATCACCAGCCAACATCATTCGAATCCGCTCATTCGAAGAGAGCTGCATCAACTACGAATGGATCAATTGGCACAAAGACTTCGGCCAAAGCCGTGCGCTCCGTGGTGACCTTCAAGAACAGCTTTGGTATGCGCTACAACGTGAAGGCTTCAGCTTCCCATTCAGCGTTCGTGATGTACGAATTACACAAAATGAGCAGCAACCAAAACCACTATCTTCCAGCAAAGACAACTTACTCAAAAGCATTCACAAACTCCTGAGAGACAACCAACTCTTTTCCATCCTTTCCGACAATCAGATTCAAAAGATGATTGAAATGAGCTCATTCTGCTCATACGGACCCGGAGAAATTATCGTGAAAGAAAACGAAGACGGAGACTCACTCTTTATGCTAATCAATGGCAATATTTCTATCCAGAAACCATCAATTCCTCAGAACAATGTCGAAATAGCTCAACTGCAATGTGGAGACATCTTTGGGGAAATGACTGTTTTTACCGGAACCACTCGCAGTGCAACAATTCAAAGCATCAGCAAAGTCGACCTGCTCGAGGTGAGTCGACAAGCCATCGCCGAACTCATCGATGAAGAGCCAGGCCTGATTGAGCGCTTTGGCCAATTGATCAGCGATCGGCAAGCTCAACTGGCCCAACTCGCCATTCAATCGGTCCCAGCCAACAGTCGAGACGTGGTGGGGCGCATGAAAGAACTCTTCCAAAGCCTGCTCTCGTAG